Proteins encoded by one window of Emticicia oligotrophica DSM 17448:
- a CDS encoding APC family permease: MSSTNNEGLRREIGVWGLAANTLNRTIGAGIFVLPSLVANILGETSILAYVFCGLLMMLIMLCFSEIGSKITVTGGAYAYIHAAFGNYAGFLANTMFWFVGILADAAVANAMADMISIYFPSIQETIYRAIFFILIFGGFAFINILGVKHGDNFVKINTLIKLIPLTLLIVLGVFHCQTQNLTWNIFPNISSLGEASLLLFFAFAGGEASLNVSGELKNPKKVVPLGILSGMGAVVLFYMLIQTIAQGVLGNQLIVQKQAPLAAVANVVLGSFGSTLMVIGAAFSMFAALSGSVLSYPRVLFAGANKGWLPKFTAKIHPKYATPYIAIIVYALLDFIFSISGGFKELAVIASASLLTVYLGVVLATIRLRLKSNLSDKNTFKLPFGISIPIIAALSIIWFLSNLATKEIISLLVFLSILSVVYYLISNFNKNKEA; encoded by the coding sequence ATGTCATCAACAAATAATGAGGGCCTCCGCCGAGAAATTGGTGTTTGGGGCTTAGCTGCTAACACACTCAATAGAACGATTGGAGCAGGAATTTTTGTACTACCGTCGCTAGTTGCTAATATTTTAGGAGAAACCAGCATTTTAGCCTATGTTTTTTGTGGCTTACTAATGATGCTCATTATGCTTTGTTTCTCTGAAATTGGCAGTAAAATAACTGTTACAGGAGGAGCATATGCCTATATCCACGCCGCATTTGGCAATTATGCAGGTTTCTTGGCCAATACTATGTTTTGGTTTGTCGGTATTTTAGCCGATGCAGCAGTAGCAAATGCCATGGCAGATATGATAAGTATTTACTTCCCCTCAATTCAAGAAACTATTTATCGAGCGATATTCTTTATTTTGATTTTCGGGGGCTTCGCATTCATAAATATCTTGGGGGTAAAACATGGTGACAATTTTGTCAAAATAAATACCCTAATCAAACTTATCCCACTGACTTTACTGATTGTCTTAGGAGTTTTTCATTGTCAAACACAAAATTTAACGTGGAATATATTTCCAAATATAAGTAGCCTAGGGGAAGCCTCTCTTTTACTTTTCTTTGCGTTTGCTGGTGGTGAGGCCTCATTAAATGTTAGCGGTGAACTAAAAAATCCAAAAAAAGTTGTTCCATTGGGTATTTTATCTGGAATGGGAGCTGTCGTACTATTCTATATGCTTATTCAAACAATCGCTCAAGGTGTATTGGGCAATCAATTAATTGTTCAAAAGCAAGCACCTTTGGCAGCAGTTGCCAACGTAGTACTAGGTTCTTTTGGAAGTACTTTAATGGTGATTGGTGCAGCTTTTTCAATGTTTGCCGCTCTCAGTGGTTCTGTTTTATCATACCCACGGGTTTTATTTGCGGGTGCGAATAAAGGTTGGTTGCCTAAGTTTACGGCAAAAATTCACCCTAAATATGCTACTCCTTATATTGCTATCATTGTCTATGCCTTACTTGACTTTATTTTTTCAATTTCGGGTGGTTTCAAAGAATTAGCTGTCATTGCGAGTGCCTCTCTGCTTACTGTTTATCTTGGGGTAGTTTTAGCGACCATTCGATTAAGATTAAAATCAAATCTTTCAGATAAAAATACTTTTAAACTCCCTTTTGGCATTAGCATTCCAATCATAGCCGCTCTTTCAATAATTTGGTTTCTATCAAACCTAGCAACGAAAGAAATTATAAGTCTTCTTGTCTTTCTTTCAATACTTTCAGTTGTTTATTATCTTATTTCGAATTTTAACAAAAACAAAGAAGCATAA
- a CDS encoding YncE family protein, producing MKKILISILAFANIHAYSQKLNFNAKGIVAISDADMAASAFVDGRLFKEKGSKDMLSIIKLPVEKYSDEIKSLVVSNSALSSNKNIVVSPVHPIAYVVENRGVPTETINEIRNLNTELPAGGFISVVDISDLTQPKVLYKFPTGKNPISVDISPNGEYLALCSEEYGKELQVLELDPTGKPIRIINKPQDFPSGRITDLTWHPNNNFIAFSMEDSKEVGLLKVTRDGPTTKIIRLDLVGKTLKVGQHPSAGQFTPDGKYYLVPDIKSNLHNKPESSLDANGDLFVLKFNLEGTSEHYLITKTKIGETPTNFAISPKGDLIVVSNTKKSYFPWEGTELAKKSSISLLKLSSDGSINNIAEYEFDGILPKSIIFDKSGENIAVTVFEYFNYGKHFGGIEFWKVNNGEKPSLQKQEFKLFMPRGCHGIQIIK from the coding sequence ATGAAAAAAATACTTATTTCAATATTGGCATTTGCCAACATTCATGCTTATTCCCAAAAACTAAATTTCAATGCGAAGGGCATTGTGGCAATCTCAGATGCAGATATGGCCGCCTCAGCATTTGTCGATGGAAGGCTTTTTAAGGAAAAAGGCAGCAAAGATATGCTCTCAATTATAAAATTACCAGTTGAGAAATATTCAGACGAAATTAAAAGCTTAGTAGTTTCAAACTCAGCCTTAAGTTCTAATAAAAACATTGTGGTTTCTCCTGTTCACCCAATTGCTTATGTTGTAGAAAATCGTGGTGTACCAACCGAAACAATTAACGAAATAAGAAATCTAAACACAGAATTACCAGCTGGCGGATTTATCTCAGTAGTTGATATTAGTGACCTCACTCAACCAAAAGTACTCTACAAATTTCCAACAGGTAAAAACCCAATTTCTGTTGATATAAGCCCTAATGGCGAGTATTTAGCTCTTTGTAGTGAAGAATACGGAAAAGAATTACAGGTTTTAGAACTTGACCCTACGGGAAAACCAATTAGAATCATTAACAAACCCCAAGACTTCCCTTCTGGAAGAATTACTGACTTAACTTGGCACCCGAATAATAATTTCATTGCATTTTCAATGGAAGATTCTAAAGAAGTAGGACTTCTGAAAGTAACTCGTGATGGGCCAACTACCAAGATTATCAGATTAGATTTAGTTGGGAAGACACTGAAAGTTGGGCAACATCCAAGTGCGGGACAATTTACTCCAGATGGCAAATACTACCTTGTTCCAGATATAAAATCAAATTTGCATAATAAACCAGAATCATCTTTAGATGCCAATGGTGACTTGTTTGTTTTAAAATTCAATTTAGAAGGTACAAGTGAACATTACCTAATTACAAAAACGAAAATCGGAGAAACTCCAACCAATTTTGCAATTAGTCCTAAAGGTGATTTAATAGTAGTAAGCAATACGAAAAAATCATATTTTCCATGGGAAGGTACTGAATTAGCAAAAAAATCATCAATATCATTATTAAAATTGAGTTCTGATGGTTCGATTAACAACATTGCAGAATACGAATTTGACGGAATTTTACCCAAAAGTATTATTTTTGATAAATCAGGTGAAAATATTGCAGTTACAGTTTTTGAATACTTCAACTACGGCAAGCACTTTGGAGGAATTGAGTTTTGGAAGGTAAATAATGGAGAAAAACCAAGTTTGCAAAAACAAGAGTTTAAGCTATTTATGCCTCGAGGCTGCCACGGAATACAAATTATCAAATAA
- a CDS encoding Dabb family protein — protein sequence MANLQKGVVHTVFFWLKEKDNKEHQAALHAGLLELSKIDLIKTAYIGRPANTNREVIDSSYSFSLTFVFDNATDQDAYQVHPDHYVFINNCSQLWERVLVYDAES from the coding sequence ATGGCAAATTTACAAAAAGGTGTTGTTCACACCGTGTTTTTTTGGTTGAAGGAAAAAGATAATAAAGAACATCAAGCAGCACTTCATGCAGGTTTACTTGAGCTTTCAAAAATTGATTTAATCAAAACTGCGTACATTGGCCGCCCAGCTAATACAAATCGAGAAGTTATAGACTCATCGTACAGTTTTTCTTTAACTTTTGTATTTGATAATGCAACCGACCAAGATGCCTATCAAGTTCATCCAGACCACTACGTGTTTATCAATAATTGTTCACAATTATGGGAACGCGTATTAGTATATGATGCTGAAAGTTAA
- a CDS encoding alpha/beta hydrolase family protein translates to MKARFFKYFVISLTLVFITWSCEKTTKVDPQPQTLVSSTLVKELSKEQLIAALGSSLGAQASLFIRSGVKQYKIVYKTKNTDGTEIQASGALIVPSGTTSSDALPLVSYQHGTIFDDKQAPSYFTTDGEGTIASVLATLGYIVSAPDYIGYGASNNLPHTYEHREGLANASLDMLRAAKEVITNEKFNWNKNLYIAGYSEGGFASLSLQKKIEEETGTEFNLKASSCGAGAYNKTLSFKTLVSTPSSGNPQHNASYIWVLLTYDRIYKLNRPMTDYFAAPYAAQIQKEQQNARISGSLTTLLSDAVKKGISNGTDTALLNAVKDNDVFDWNPKTPTQLYHGTADTYVPFFNSQTAYDAMKKRGANNVELIPVQGGDHASSIQTYLLGTLSFFSNIK, encoded by the coding sequence ATGAAAGCAAGATTTTTTAAGTACTTCGTAATCTCTCTAACCCTAGTTTTTATCACATGGTCATGTGAAAAAACCACCAAAGTTGACCCGCAACCACAAACACTCGTAAGCTCTACACTTGTTAAAGAACTTAGCAAAGAACAATTAATTGCTGCTTTGGGCTCAAGTTTAGGAGCACAAGCTTCGTTATTCATTCGCTCAGGAGTAAAACAATACAAAATTGTTTACAAAACTAAAAACACCGATGGCACTGAAATTCAGGCTTCTGGTGCACTTATAGTTCCTTCTGGTACAACTTCTTCAGATGCACTGCCCTTAGTAAGTTATCAACATGGTACTATTTTCGACGATAAACAAGCTCCATCATATTTTACAACTGATGGTGAAGGAACAATCGCTTCTGTTTTAGCAACTTTGGGCTATATTGTTTCGGCTCCCGACTACATTGGATACGGTGCATCGAATAACCTACCGCACACTTACGAACATCGTGAAGGCTTAGCAAATGCTAGCTTAGATATGCTTCGTGCGGCTAAAGAAGTGATTACAAATGAGAAATTTAATTGGAATAAAAACCTTTATATAGCAGGATATTCTGAAGGTGGATTTGCGTCATTATCACTGCAAAAAAAGATTGAAGAAGAAACGGGTACAGAATTTAACCTAAAAGCTTCTAGTTGTGGAGCAGGGGCCTATAATAAAACGCTTAGTTTCAAAACTTTGGTTTCTACTCCTTCTAGTGGAAATCCACAACACAACGCTTCGTATATTTGGGTACTCTTGACTTATGATAGAATTTATAAGTTGAATCGCCCAATGACCGATTACTTTGCAGCTCCTTATGCCGCTCAAATTCAAAAAGAGCAACAAAATGCAAGAATTTCTGGGAGTCTTACAACACTTCTTAGTGATGCAGTAAAAAAAGGGATAAGCAATGGTACGGATACTGCCTTACTAAATGCTGTCAAGGATAATGACGTTTTCGACTGGAATCCAAAAACTCCAACGCAATTGTATCATGGAACTGCAGATACGTATGTACCTTTTTTTAACTCTCAAACAGCTTACGATGCCATGAAAAAAAGAGGAGCAAATAATGTAGAACTAATTCCAGTTCAAGGAGGTGACCATGCTTCTTCTATTCAAACTTATTTATTAGGAACACTTTCTTTTTTTAGTAACATAAAATAA
- a CDS encoding LpqB family beta-propeller domain-containing protein gives MRKICLFFIGLFISHLALTQSQYFGQNKPRYKTFGFKVLQSPHFELYHYFNNQKTANNLIINSEHWYKIHQEVFKIAFLNPNPIIVYQNHPDFQETTAIGGQISEETGGVTEGLRNRVVMPMMYSKRQTDHVLGHELVHAFQYQLMTAGDSTQIGNIQNLPLFMVEGLAEYMSLGRIDAHTAMWMRDAVQNNDIPSIRDLVTKEYKYFPYRWGQAFWAYTTANYGDDIIRPLFRETAKLGIEQAFSRILKTTLEKFSSKWKQSLIESYTPMREGTSLQAIGKEIATQKNAGEMNISPAISPDGRYVAYISSKNVLSLDIYIAEVSTGKILRKIESSSFGSHVDAYSFLETAGTWSPDGQKLALVIQSKGRNKLLIIDIANGNKETFEIKDVDSFTNPAWSPDGNSIVVTGLMNGESDLYLYNLKEKTTKNLTNDEFSDLQPSWSPNGEWIYFVSDRANSEKRLERNNFNISRINLLTSTIESFDFFKDADNLNPLVSPSGKFIYFLSDADGFRNLYKYDIQSKLIEKLTNYYTGISGITMYSPAVSIAHKTGQLLYNYFKNGKYDLYLASYELFQQQIVGDEVHKRAANLSNQKEGRNIVQKNLETEALAVKVSEKKLQLLNYKPKFKLDYLGSSGVGVSASRWGTGLGGGVVGLFSDMLNHNQIAGAVSINGQIQDFGGQLMYLNQKKPFQWGVTMGRLPYRFQGTYQDSVTKTSTYYKTNFITDSKIKSQFGVPNGDSLIESKYLINRLAINQIGVFAFYPLNTFQRIEAGINGNWYGFSGDEYADYTYYDPISKQSFLIPNSSKRQRMSQSYLQSQGFKAFSLSQLYVSFVGDNTIFGTTAPIKGYRYRFEAGRYFGTTSYTNVLLDARKYQYLKPFTLAGRFLYNGRLNASNLNYLNQINPLYLGFPWNMHGFYGGALQKQQSMGLITQEALQGEQLLVTNFEVRLPLTGSKKLALFDFTYIPSDLNFFFDSGMVWSSDKKIGTTNEYQTSNETSIKLKVEPRMMTGLSLRVNLMGYLIIEPYVALPIYNSKIHSAVSGINFLVPGW, from the coding sequence ATGAGAAAAATTTGTTTATTTTTTATTGGATTGTTTATCAGCCACTTAGCTCTGACACAGTCTCAGTATTTCGGACAAAATAAACCTCGCTACAAGACCTTCGGTTTTAAAGTTCTTCAAAGCCCTCATTTTGAACTTTATCATTATTTCAATAATCAGAAGACGGCAAACAACCTCATTATCAATAGCGAACATTGGTATAAAATACATCAAGAAGTCTTTAAAATTGCTTTCTTAAATCCCAATCCCATCATTGTTTACCAAAATCACCCAGATTTTCAAGAGACTACCGCCATTGGTGGACAAATTAGCGAAGAAACGGGCGGTGTAACGGAAGGATTACGTAACAGGGTTGTGATGCCAATGATGTACTCAAAAAGGCAAACTGACCATGTTTTGGGGCATGAATTGGTGCATGCTTTTCAATATCAATTAATGACTGCTGGAGATTCAACCCAAATTGGCAACATTCAGAATCTACCATTATTCATGGTTGAAGGCTTAGCTGAATACATGTCATTAGGAAGAATAGATGCTCATACAGCCATGTGGATGCGTGATGCAGTACAAAATAACGATATTCCAAGTATTCGTGATTTAGTTACAAAAGAATACAAATATTTCCCTTATCGCTGGGGGCAAGCATTTTGGGCTTATACCACCGCTAACTATGGTGATGATATTATTAGGCCACTTTTTAGAGAAACCGCGAAATTAGGTATTGAACAAGCATTTTCTCGAATTTTAAAAACTACCCTTGAAAAGTTTTCGAGTAAATGGAAGCAATCATTGATTGAATCCTATACACCTATGCGTGAAGGCACAAGTCTTCAAGCAATTGGAAAAGAAATTGCTACTCAAAAAAATGCAGGTGAAATGAATATTTCTCCAGCAATTAGTCCTGATGGCCGTTATGTGGCATATATTTCCTCAAAAAATGTCCTTTCGCTCGATATTTATATTGCTGAAGTATCAACGGGGAAAATCCTTCGCAAAATTGAAAGTAGCTCATTTGGTTCTCACGTAGATGCTTATAGTTTCTTAGAAACTGCTGGAACCTGGTCGCCCGATGGACAAAAACTTGCTTTAGTTATTCAAAGCAAGGGTCGAAATAAGCTTTTAATAATTGATATTGCCAATGGAAATAAAGAGACCTTTGAAATTAAAGATGTAGATTCTTTTACTAATCCTGCATGGTCTCCTGATGGGAATTCAATTGTTGTAACAGGTTTAATGAACGGAGAAAGCGATTTATATTTATATAACCTCAAAGAAAAAACAACAAAAAACCTTACAAATGATGAGTTTTCTGACCTACAACCCTCATGGTCACCCAATGGAGAATGGATTTACTTTGTCTCTGATAGAGCCAATTCAGAAAAAAGGTTAGAAAGAAACAATTTCAATATTTCAAGAATTAACTTATTAACATCTACCATCGAAAGTTTTGACTTTTTCAAAGATGCGGATAATCTTAATCCTTTAGTATCTCCGAGTGGAAAATTCATTTATTTCTTATCAGATGCAGATGGTTTTAGAAACCTTTATAAATACGATATACAAAGTAAATTAATTGAAAAACTAACCAACTACTACACGGGCATAAGTGGAATAACAATGTATTCACCGGCAGTTAGTATAGCCCACAAAACTGGACAATTATTATACAACTACTTCAAAAATGGCAAATATGATTTATATTTAGCAAGTTATGAATTATTTCAACAGCAAATTGTAGGTGATGAAGTTCATAAAAGAGCAGCAAATTTATCAAATCAGAAAGAAGGCAGAAATATAGTTCAGAAAAATTTAGAGACAGAAGCCCTTGCTGTAAAAGTTTCTGAAAAGAAATTACAACTGCTTAATTATAAACCAAAATTCAAGTTAGACTACTTAGGGAGTTCGGGAGTGGGAGTTTCTGCTAGTAGATGGGGCACGGGTTTAGGGGGAGGTGTAGTTGGACTTTTCAGTGATATGCTTAATCATAATCAGATTGCAGGAGCGGTTTCAATAAATGGACAAATTCAAGATTTTGGTGGTCAATTAATGTACCTAAATCAAAAGAAACCATTTCAATGGGGAGTAACTATGGGTCGTTTACCATATAGATTCCAAGGGACTTATCAAGATAGTGTCACGAAAACTAGCACTTATTATAAGACAAACTTTATTACAGATTCCAAGATTAAATCGCAATTTGGTGTGCCAAATGGAGATTCATTGATTGAAAGTAAATATTTAATTAATCGCTTGGCAATTAATCAAATAGGCGTTTTTGCTTTTTATCCATTAAATACATTTCAAAGAATTGAGGCGGGTATCAATGGAAATTGGTACGGATTCTCGGGCGATGAATATGCCGATTATACTTATTACGACCCCATCAGTAAACAGTCATTTTTAATTCCAAATAGCTCCAAACGACAAAGGATGTCACAAAGCTATCTTCAATCACAAGGATTCAAGGCTTTTAGTTTAAGTCAACTTTATGTATCTTTTGTAGGAGACAATACAATTTTTGGTACAACTGCACCAATCAAAGGTTATCGTTATAGATTTGAAGCAGGAAGATATTTTGGTACAACAAGCTATACAAATGTATTGCTAGACGCCAGAAAGTATCAATATTTAAAACCATTTACGCTTGCAGGAAGATTCTTGTACAATGGACGCCTAAATGCTTCTAACTTAAATTATTTAAACCAAATAAACCCTCTGTATCTAGGATTTCCTTGGAATATGCACGGCTTTTATGGTGGAGCATTGCAAAAACAACAAAGTATGGGTCTAATTACCCAAGAAGCCTTACAAGGTGAGCAATTATTGGTAACAAACTTCGAAGTTCGTTTACCTTTAACTGGTTCAAAAAAATTAGCCTTATTTGATTTTACCTACATACCAAGTGACCTCAATTTTTTCTTTGATAGTGGAATGGTTTGGTCTTCCGATAAAAAAATTGGTACAACTAATGAATACCAAACATCAAATGAGACCTCAATTAAACTAAAAGTTGAACCAAGAATGATGACAGGCCTTAGTTTAAGGGTTAATCTCATGGGCTATTTAATTATAGAACCTTATGTAGCATTGCCTATTTATAATTCAAAAATACACTCAGCCGTTTCGGGTATTAATTTCTTAGTTCCGGGGTGGTAA
- a CDS encoding C40 family peptidase, giving the protein MLIPRKYISLITIVLTLLFVSSCKATHSKKIEPSLVKEHIFTKKIIQIARNYKGVPYKSGGNDIRGLDCSGLICLVYKEIGIKLPRTSWQQSDFFPAINLPNIQKGDLVFFVTIGSDISHAGIVTEVISEDNIRFIHASTSKGVIEDNMMTNYWKSRFARVCRPTYPNTLAP; this is encoded by the coding sequence GTGCTCATTCCAAGAAAATACATTTCTCTTATTACTATTGTTCTAACACTTCTGTTCGTTAGTTCGTGTAAAGCCACGCATTCAAAAAAAATAGAACCAAGCCTTGTAAAAGAGCATATATTCACAAAGAAAATCATTCAAATAGCAAGAAATTATAAAGGGGTGCCGTATAAAAGTGGTGGAAATGATATACGCGGACTCGACTGTTCGGGTTTGATATGCTTGGTTTACAAAGAAATAGGGATTAAGCTTCCACGTACTTCTTGGCAACAATCAGATTTTTTCCCCGCTATTAACCTTCCAAATATTCAAAAAGGCGACCTAGTATTCTTCGTAACAATTGGGAGTGATATTAGTCACGCAGGAATAGTAACCGAAGTTATCAGCGAAGATAACATACGTTTTATTCATGCTTCTACATCGAAAGGAGTGATTGAAGATAATATGATGACCAACTATTGGAAAAGCAGATTCGCAAGAGTTTGTCGACCCACTTATCCAAATACATTGGCACCCTAA
- the msrB gene encoding peptide-methionine (R)-S-oxide reductase MsrB has translation MKKVFLMVLPFFMLACQSYSQNNKSKKANCQIVEIKKTDAEWKKQLSQEQYYVTRKAGTERAFTGIYWDNHEKGIYKCIGCDLDLFASDTKFESGTGWPSFWKPINECNVEERSDNAYGMIRTEVVCNRCKGHLGHVFDDGPKPTGLRYCLNSASLKFVKK, from the coding sequence ATGAAAAAAGTGTTTTTAATGGTTTTGCCTTTCTTTATGTTGGCGTGCCAAAGTTATTCTCAAAACAATAAATCAAAAAAGGCCAACTGCCAGATAGTAGAAATTAAAAAAACCGATGCAGAATGGAAGAAACAACTTTCTCAAGAACAGTATTATGTAACAAGAAAAGCAGGTACTGAGCGTGCTTTTACGGGTATTTACTGGGATAATCACGAAAAGGGTATTTATAAATGTATTGGTTGTGATTTAGACCTTTTCGCTTCAGATACGAAATTTGAATCGGGTACTGGTTGGCCAAGTTTTTGGAAGCCCATCAATGAATGTAATGTAGAAGAACGCTCTGATAATGCTTATGGAATGATTCGAACGGAAGTAGTTTGTAATCGTTGTAAAGGCCATTTAGGGCACGTTTTTGATGATGGACCAAAACCAACAGGTTTACGCTATTGTCTAAATTCAGCTTCCTTGAAATTTGTGAAGAAATGA
- the thrA gene encoding bifunctional aspartate kinase/homoserine dehydrogenase I — MKVLKFGGTSVGTVESINQVIQILQENLNEGRKIAVVYSAMGGVTNRLIEIGKLAAASDTEYLQLLKTVEERHFAAVRGLIDVKNQSSCIAKVKGLLNELEDLLRGVSLIKELSARTNDFIVSFGERLSTTIITEALKNRGIDAEYLDARKVIKTNDHFGYAEVNFELTNELIRKHFAQTNKLQCITGFIASTIDGVTTTLGRGGSDYSGSIFGAALNATVIEIWTDVDGMLTTDPRKVKNAFTIPTITYAEAMELSHFGAKVIYPPSLTPAFQKNIPLKILNTFNHKHEGTLISKTANAKEYAITGISSIDDIALVNVQGGGMMGVAGVSAKLFSILAANKISVILISQASSEHSICFAVDPKAAYGVKEILEEGFATEISQGLVDNISIEQNLSVIAVVGESMKSSTGTSGKLFSVLGKNGINVVATAQGSSELNISVVIYKKDITKALNAIHETFFQVDGLTLNLYLVGATGLIGSTLLRQIQEQKDYLKQRKNLNIKLVGVMNTKKMLLKEGGINLENWKEDLLENGEIANIGSFVSDVQDLNLPYSVFVDCTADKNIVQYYHSLLSSSVSIVTPNKVANSGKYEQYFMLQKAAQKHGVKFLYETNVGAGLPIINTLQGLITSGDKINKIEAVLSGTLAYIFNNFKVGDRFVDVVKEAKAKGYTEPDPRDDLSGQDVARKILILSREAGLKLEPEDVKITNLLNDACLNAPTVEAFFEELEKDNTRFEKLLQDAEANGEVLRFIATLDEDNHASIGLKTVGKSHPFFNLAGSENIISFTTERYKYNPLVVKGPGAGAEVTASGVFADIMSISSYLV; from the coding sequence ATGAAAGTATTAAAATTCGGTGGAACATCAGTAGGCACTGTTGAAAGCATCAATCAGGTAATCCAGATTTTACAAGAAAATCTAAATGAAGGTCGAAAAATAGCCGTTGTTTATTCGGCCATGGGTGGCGTCACGAATCGTCTAATTGAGATTGGTAAATTAGCTGCTGCTTCAGATACTGAATATTTACAACTTCTCAAAACCGTTGAAGAACGCCACTTTGCTGCTGTCAGAGGCTTAATTGATGTAAAAAACCAAAGTAGCTGTATTGCCAAAGTAAAAGGTCTTTTAAATGAACTAGAAGATTTATTACGTGGAGTTTCCTTGATTAAAGAACTCTCGGCTCGTACGAATGACTTTATTGTTAGTTTTGGGGAGCGATTATCAACAACTATCATCACTGAAGCCCTCAAAAATAGAGGAATCGATGCTGAATATTTAGATGCCCGTAAAGTAATAAAAACCAATGACCATTTTGGATACGCAGAAGTAAATTTTGAGCTTACGAATGAGTTAATCAGAAAGCATTTTGCCCAAACGAATAAACTTCAATGTATTACAGGCTTTATTGCTTCTACAATTGATGGCGTAACAACAACCCTCGGCCGTGGTGGTTCTGATTATTCAGGTTCTATCTTCGGTGCTGCATTAAATGCAACTGTAATTGAGATTTGGACTGATGTGGATGGCATGCTCACAACCGACCCTCGTAAGGTGAAAAATGCTTTCACAATTCCAACAATCACTTATGCAGAAGCAATGGAACTATCGCACTTTGGGGCGAAAGTTATCTACCCTCCTAGTTTAACACCTGCGTTTCAGAAAAATATTCCTTTAAAAATATTAAATACTTTCAATCACAAACATGAGGGTACATTAATTAGTAAAACTGCGAATGCCAAAGAATATGCAATTACAGGTATTTCATCAATTGATGATATCGCACTTGTAAACGTTCAGGGTGGAGGTATGATGGGAGTTGCGGGTGTTTCTGCCAAGTTATTCTCTATTCTTGCGGCGAACAAAATCAGTGTCATTCTAATTTCACAGGCTTCTTCAGAACACTCAATTTGTTTTGCAGTTGACCCTAAAGCTGCTTATGGAGTTAAAGAAATTTTAGAAGAAGGTTTTGCAACTGAAATTTCACAAGGTTTAGTAGATAATATTTCTATCGAACAAAATCTTTCGGTTATCGCTGTTGTTGGTGAAAGCATGAAATCAAGTACAGGTACATCGGGTAAATTATTTAGTGTACTTGGTAAAAATGGTATCAACGTAGTAGCCACTGCACAAGGTTCGTCAGAGTTGAATATCTCAGTTGTAATCTACAAGAAAGATATTACGAAGGCTCTAAACGCTATTCATGAAACTTTCTTCCAAGTAGATGGTCTTACCCTTAATCTGTATTTAGTTGGAGCAACTGGTTTGATTGGGAGTACGCTTCTTCGCCAAATTCAGGAACAAAAAGATTATTTAAAGCAACGAAAAAATCTTAATATCAAGCTTGTAGGTGTGATGAACACTAAAAAGATGCTTTTGAAAGAAGGTGGTATAAATCTCGAAAATTGGAAAGAAGATTTGCTTGAAAATGGAGAAATCGCCAACATTGGTTCATTTGTTTCTGATGTACAAGATTTAAACTTACCTTATAGTGTATTTGTGGATTGCACCGCCGATAAGAATATCGTTCAATATTATCATTCATTATTAAGTAGCAGTGTATCAATCGTAACACCTAATAAAGTAGCCAACTCAGGTAAGTATGAGCAATATTTTATGCTTCAAAAGGCTGCTCAAAAACATGGCGTAAAATTTCTTTATGAAACCAATGTGGGTGCTGGTTTGCCAATCATCAATACGCTACAAGGTTTAATTACGAGTGGAGATAAAATTAATAAAATTGAGGCAGTTCTTTCAGGAACTTTGGCCTATATATTCAATAACTTCAAAGTTGGAGACCGATTTGTAGATGTAGTAAAAGAAGCCAAAGCGAAAGGATATACTGAACCAGACCCGCGTGATGACTTAAGCGGACAGGATGTTGCTCGCAAAATTTTGATTCTTTCTCGTGAGGCAGGTTTAAAACTCGAACCAGAAGATGTAAAAATCACCAATTTATTGAATGATGCATGTTTGAATGCCCCAACAGTTGAAGCATTTTTTGAAGAATTAGAAAAAGATAATACTCGCTTCGAAAAACTTTTACAAGACGCTGAAGCCAATGGAGAAGTTTTGAGATTTATCGCCACACTTGATGAAGATAATCATGCAAGCATTGGCTTAAAAACTGTTGGAAAATCGCATCCATTCTTTAATCTGGCAGGTTCTGAAAACATTATTTCCTTTACTACCGAAAGATATAAATATAATCCATTGGTTGTTAAAGGCCCTGGTGCTGGTGCAGAAGTGACTGCCTCAGGAGTTTTTGCAGATATTATGAGTATCAGTAGTTATTTGGTTTAA